The segment GCGCCCTCGCACCAGCGTCGACGAAATCGCCACCGACATCGCGCACATCTCCCACACCTCGGAGATCGGGACCACGACCATGCCCAACGGAATCGCAGTCCAGGCCGCGGCGGCCAGTCGAGGATCGACGCGTCCGTAAACGAACATCCGCTGCGCCAGGATCATGACCACCGCGACGAAAACGACGATCGCTGCCGACAGTGTGGCAAGACCGAACCCGATGATCTCCCGATGGTCGAACACGGTGGTGAGAGCGATGAACGTGAACAACGCGACGACGAACCAACTTGCAATGAACGCGACCAACGAGCTGGGGAACCGCTCGTCGCGTCGGGCATCGGTCGTCTGCGTTGTCACTGCGTCACTTTCTCCGGTGAGGAACCCACACTATGAACGACGCCTACGCGCTGGGCAACCGTGACCTGTATGTCATTGGCGGCCGGTTGCCCCAGCGAATCGTCGGACGGCGGCGAAGGAGAATCCGGCGAACCAGGCTGCGACGTTGATGAGGGCACCTGCCAGTGAGGCGTGGGATCCGTCGAGGTTGTAGCCGTCGGTCAGTGCGTAGCGGGCGAGTGTCGCGACGCCGTACAGGGGAGTCACCTGTGCGACGGCGAGCATGCCGCCCGAGAGCGGGATGAAGATGTTGCCCAGGAAGGCAAGTCCGGTCATGACGACGCCGGGAACGTGGGTGACCACCTCGGGTGGAAGGAGCATCCCCAGGACAAGACCTAGCGCGGAGAAGATGGCCGACCCGAGCCAGGCCACGACAAGACCGGTGATCCAGACGGTTGCGTCGGCTCGGGCCCCGGTGAGTGCGCCGAGGATCCCGACGACGATGACCGGAATGGCTGCGTACACCTGGCACGCGATAATGCGCGATGCGACGTAGCCGCCGGCGCCCAAGGGCGACAGGCGAATTGTCCGCAGCCAGCCGTTGGCCTTCTCGTTCGAGATTCCCGCGGCCCGCGAGATGGTGCCGATGGACGCGCCGTAGACGGCGATGCCGATCATCATCCAGGCTTGAAAGTTGCCGTGCGGCAGGCTCGCCCCCGCGCGGGGCTCGACGACGCGGAACAGGGCGAGGTAGAGCACGGCGGGAAGCGCGACGGTGAAGACGAGATTCTGTGGAGTGATCTGTCGGCGGACGTCGTGCAGTACGAACGTGGGGTGCAGTCCTCGGCGGGGGCGTAGTGAGGTCCTGGTGGTCATCGGATGTCCTCAGTTCTGGTCGGCGCGGTCGATCAGCGCGGCGAAGGCTTCGTCGAGCGAGGCCGGCACGATCGCGATGTCGGTGGCGGAGGTGGATGTGCTCAGCGCTCGCACCACAGGATCGGTGTCGGTGCATACGAAGCGGAACCGGCCGGTGGCGAGTTCCTGTAGCCGCGAGCCGGTCTGTGCGGCAACGGCTTCGGCCTGAGCCCGCGGCAGGTTTGCGTCGACGGTGCGGTTGGAGACCGTTGCCTCGATCTGAGCAACCGTTCCGTCGGCGACGAGCGCTCCGTCGACGATGACGACGATGCGATCGGCGAAGTTCTGCGCCTCCTCGAGGTAGTGGGTCGCGAATATCACCGTGGTGCCGTTCGCTGCCTGGGCGCGCATCGCCTGCCAGAAATGCTTGCGGGCAGTGACATCCATGCCTGCAGTCGGCTCGTCGAGAAGCAGCAGTTCGGGGTTC is part of the Rhodococcus sp. SBT000017 genome and harbors:
- a CDS encoding ABC transporter permease is translated as MTTRTSLRPRRGLHPTFVLHDVRRQITPQNLVFTVALPAVLYLALFRVVEPRAGASLPHGNFQAWMMIGIAVYGASIGTISRAAGISNEKANGWLRTIRLSPLGAGGYVASRIIACQVYAAIPVIVVGILGALTGARADATVWITGLVVAWLGSAIFSALGLVLGMLLPPEVVTHVPGVVMTGLAFLGNIFIPLSGGMLAVAQVTPLYGVATLARYALTDGYNLDGSHASLAGALINVAAWFAGFSFAAVRRFAGATGRQ